Part of the Devosia sp. SL43 genome, TTACGGCCATACCGTCGTTGACGCCACCCGCACTGAAGCCGAACTTACGCGCATCGCCGCCCGCGTCCGCCAGCATCGCGTCTCGGTCGTGCTCAACCTCGAAGGCCTCGACGTCGAGCAGCAGATGCGCGCCGCCGCCGCCTTTCTCGGCGGCATGTTCGATGCCGAGCGCGACCACTGGTACCCCGTCCTCGTCGTCGTCGACGAAGCCCAGCTTTTCGCCCCAGCCGTAGCCGGCGAAGTCTCCGACGAAGCACGCAAATTGTCGCTCGGCGCCATGACCAACCTGATGTGTCGTGGCCGCAAGCGCGGCCTGGCTGGCGTTATCGCCACCCAGCGCCTCGCCAAACTGGCCAAGAACGTCGCCGCCGAAGCGTCCAATTTCCTGATGGGCCGCACCTTTCTCGATATCGACATGGCCCGCGCCGCCGACCTCCTGGGCATGGAAAAGCGCCAGGCCGAGCAGTTCCGCGACCTCGCCCGCGGCCACTTCGTCGCCCTCGGCCCCGCCATTTCCCGTAGGCCTTTGCCGGTCACCATCGGCCATGTCGAAACCTCGGCGCGCTCTACCAGCCCCAAGCTGACGCCGCTGCCGGAAGCCCCCCTGGATGCCGCCGACCTGATCTTCACCGCCTCGGCGGAAGAGCAGACCCGGCCCGTCATCCGCCGCCCCGCGCCACCGCCGCCGCCCTCGACCAACGAGCTGCTGGCCCAGCTCTCGCGCGCCCGTCCGCCAGCCGAGGAAGCGCCGCAGAGCCTCTTCCCCGAAATCGACGAAGCCGAGCGCGACGCCCAGATATCAGCCATCATGGCCGAACTGCTCGGCGACCCCGATGCCAGCTTCCGCACCGTTGCCGTGCTCTATCAGGATTTCCTGGTCCGCTGCCGCATCCGCCGCGTCCCCGGCGAACCGCCGGCTCTGCCCGCCTTCAAGCGCCGCCTCGCCGTCGCCCGCGTCGCCCCCGATGTCGAAACGGCCAAGTCCGATGCCTGGCAACAGGCGCTGACCATGTCCGAGGCGCTGACCGACGACGTGCAGGGCGTCTTCCTGGTGCTCGCCCAGGCCGCCGTCACCGGTGCCCCCTGCCCCTCCGACGCAACCCTCGCCCGCCTCTACGGCACCCACTCCGCCAGCCGCGCCCGGCGCCTCCTCACCTGGTTCGAGGAACGCGGCCTGCTGGTCGTCCGCCTCGACTTCCGCAACAACCGCGTTGTGGCCTTTCCGGATTTGGGGGCTGAGACCGCTCCGGGCGATCCAAACGGCCCGGATGCCTTGATGGACGAACGCGGCGCGGCCGAGTAGGCCACAAAACAAACACCCCCGGGCCGAGCCCGAGGGTGATGATTTGTGGTCGCGACGAGGGGGAGGAGAGCCTCAATCCTCTTCCACAAACACCTCTTTGCGCTTTTTACGAATGCTCGGCAGCACCGCGACGATCACCGCCAACAGCGCCAGCCCCAGCAAGGTCGCTGAGATCGGCCGCGTCACGAAGATCGTCGCATCGCCGCGCGAGATGATCATCGCCCGGCGCAGGTGCTCTTCCAGCAACGGCCCCAGCACGAAGCCCAGCAGCAACGGCGCCGGCTCGCAGCCGAAGCGGATCAGCACATAGCCAACCACCCCGAAGAACGCGATCGCATAGACGTCGTAGATGTTCTGGTTGATCGAGAAGCAGCCGATGCAGGCGAACAACACAATGGCCGGGAACAGCGCCCGATAGGGAATGCTCAGCATCTTCACCCACAGCCCGATCAGCGGCAGGTTGAGCAGGACCAGCAGGATATTGCCGATCCACATCGAGGCGATGATGCCCCAGAACAGAGCCGGCTGATCGTTGATCACGTTCGGTCCGGGCGTGATGCCCTGGAGGATGAACGCCCCCACCATCAGCGCCATGACGGGATGGGCTGGAATGCCCAGCGTCAGCAGCGGAATGAACGAGGTTTGCGCCGCGGCATTGTTGGCCGATTCCGGCCCCGCCACGCCTTCGATGGCGCCATGGCCGAACTCTTCCGGATGCTTGGAGAGCCGCTTCTCGGCCGAGTAGGACGCGAAGGAGGAGAGGATATGCCCCCCGCCCGGCAGCACGCCGAGCAGCGAGCCAAGCGCCGTGCCGCGCAGCACCGGACCGATGATGCGCTTGAAATCATCCTTGGTGAGCCAGAGGTTCTTGACGGCTTTCACCATCACGTCCCGGCCCTTCTCGTTCTCGAGATTGCGCAGGATTTCGGCCACGCCGAACACCCCCACCGCCACCGAGACGAAGTTGAGCCCCGAATAGAGCTCGCGAATACCGAAGGTGAAGCGCGGCTGGCCGGTATAGATATCCTGCCCCACCATGCCCAGCAGCAGCCCCAGCACAATCATGCCCAGCGCCTTGAGGATCGAACCATGTGCGAGGGCAATCGAGACCAGGAGACCCAGCACGATCAGCGCGAAATATTCCGGCGCCCCGAAATTGAGCGCCGCTCGCGCCAGCGGTGGCGCAAAGAAGGCCAGCAGCAGTGTCGCCACGGTGCCGGCGAAGAACGACCCCAGGGCCGCCGTCGCCAAGGCGGGACCGGCGCGCCCATTCTTGGCCATCTGGTAGCCATCGATGGCTGTCACCGCCGACGAGCTTTCGCCCGGCAGGTTGATCAGGATGGCCGTGGTCGAACCGCCATACTGCGCGCCGTAATAGATGCCGGCAAGCATGATCAGTGCCCCGGCCGGCGACAGCGAGAAGGTGATCGGCAACAGCATGGCGATGGTCGCCGTCGGCCCGATGCCCGGCAACACGCCCACCAGCGTGCCCAACAGCACGCCGATAAAGCAGTAGAGAATATTCATCGGGTCGAGCGCGACCGAAAAACCCAGGCCCAGCGAAGCAATGATGTCCATCATGCGCTCCTATCGCCGAACCAGGAGATGACCGTGCGATCGAGCCCCTGCAGCGGGCCAGTCCACGGACCAAACCACTCCACGCTCATGCCAAGGCCGATAACGAAGATGACCGTGCACATCACAGTCAGCGTCACGGCCAGCATCAGCGAAAACAACAGCGAATTGAGCCGACTCGACAAAGCCGCAGCGAAGCTCGAAATCAGCACCACCGGCACGAAACCCAAGCCGCGGATCGTCGCAGCAAAGAAGATGATGACGCCCACGATCAGCGCCATGCCGCGCCACGGCGGACTGAATTCCTGCCCAGCATCGGGCTTCTTCCAGCCGCTGGCCGCTACGCCCAGCCCGAGTGCCGCCAACACCGAACCGAGGAACAGCGGCATAAAGCCCGGCCCCATCCGGAACGCCGTCCCCACCTCATAGTTCAGCGCTTCCAGCGCAAAGTAAGCCCCCGCCGCGACAAAGATGCCGCCCGACACGAGGTCCTTGGTCGAAAAATTCGAAACCGCCACCACGTCCTCCCCGTTTTTGTTTTGTGACGTTAGCGCGAGCGCCTCAGTCGACACCCTCCCCCTCGCGGGGAGGGTAGTGCAGCTAGGCCGAAGGCCGTAGCGGAACTAGGGTGGGGGATGGTAGCCCTGATATCGTGGCTCCCGACACCCCACCCACCCTCCCCCGTCAAGGGGGAGGAGCCGCGCTGTGGATGCGGCGCGATCTACGCAA contains:
- a CDS encoding tripartite tricarboxylate transporter permease; protein product: MMDIIASLGLGFSVALDPMNILYCFIGVLLGTLVGVLPGIGPTATIAMLLPITFSLSPAGALIMLAGIYYGAQYGGSTTAILINLPGESSSAVTAIDGYQMAKNGRAGPALATAALGSFFAGTVATLLLAFFAPPLARAALNFGAPEYFALIVLGLLVSIALAHGSILKALGMIVLGLLLGMVGQDIYTGQPRFTFGIRELYSGLNFVSVAVGVFGVAEILRNLENEKGRDVMVKAVKNLWLTKDDFKRIIGPVLRGTALGSLLGVLPGGGHILSSFASYSAEKRLSKHPEEFGHGAIEGVAGPESANNAAAQTSFIPLLTLGIPAHPVMALMVGAFILQGITPGPNVINDQPALFWGIIASMWIGNILLVLLNLPLIGLWVKMLSIPYRALFPAIVLFACIGCFSINQNIYDVYAIAFFGVVGYVLIRFGCEPAPLLLGFVLGPLLEEHLRRAMIISRGDATIFVTRPISATLLGLALLAVIVAVLPSIRKKRKEVFVEED
- a CDS encoding tripartite tricarboxylate transporter TctB family protein, which translates into the protein MAVSNFSTKDLVSGGIFVAAGAYFALEALNYEVGTAFRMGPGFMPLFLGSVLAALGLGVAASGWKKPDAGQEFSPPWRGMALIVGVIIFFAATIRGLGFVPVVLISSFAAALSSRLNSLLFSLMLAVTLTVMCTVIFVIGLGMSVEWFGPWTGPLQGLDRTVISWFGDRSA
- a CDS encoding ATP-binding protein, which codes for MKVAIDMGMSGGTTPATLDLEELLATRLLVQGNSGSGKSHLLRRLLEQSAPWVQQCIIDPEGDFTTLSERYGHTVVDATRTEAELTRIAARVRQHRVSVVLNLEGLDVEQQMRAAAAFLGGMFDAERDHWYPVLVVVDEAQLFAPAVAGEVSDEARKLSLGAMTNLMCRGRKRGLAGVIATQRLAKLAKNVAAEASNFLMGRTFLDIDMARAADLLGMEKRQAEQFRDLARGHFVALGPAISRRPLPVTIGHVETSARSTSPKLTPLPEAPLDAADLIFTASAEEQTRPVIRRPAPPPPPSTNELLAQLSRARPPAEEAPQSLFPEIDEAERDAQISAIMAELLGDPDASFRTVAVLYQDFLVRCRIRRVPGEPPALPAFKRRLAVARVAPDVETAKSDAWQQALTMSEALTDDVQGVFLVLAQAAVTGAPCPSDATLARLYGTHSASRARRLLTWFEERGLLVVRLDFRNNRVVAFPDLGAETAPGDPNGPDALMDERGAAE